In Desmospora profundinema, the genomic stretch TTACCTTCCGTTTGGCGGCGTGGGGAACAGCGGAATGGGAAGTTACCATGGAAAATACAGTTTCGACTGTTTCTCTCACCACAAAAGCGTAGTCAAGCAAACCACCCGCTTTGATATGTCATTCCGCTATCCCGGCAGTAAGAACGGTCTTTCGATATTCCGGCGGATCATGAAATAAGGAGAGGCTTGGCCGCCCCAGCTACCCAGGAGTATGGGGGGTGGGTGAATATTGTGATCACATGCTGTGACGGCAGAGGAGGGGAGAGACCATGGGAGACCGCTACCGAAACTATCAGGAGTTGTCCGGCCGGGAGCGGGAGGGAGTGGATTACCGGGTGGAGACGGTGATTCACGGAGAACGCTTTTTTGCGTTGGCGGCCATTCACGGCGGCGGCATTGAACGGGGCACTTCGGAGTTGGCGGAAGCGGTCGCGGGGAAAGAATGGAATTTATATCGGTTTGAAGGAATGAAGCCTCCTGGGGAAAACCGAAACCTGCATCTGACTTCTACCCGGTTTGATGAACCGCGGCTGGCCGATGTGCTGTGCCTTTCTCGACGCGTGGTCGGGATTCACGGAGCCCGCGGGGAAGACCCGGTCTGTTTCATCGGGGGCCGGGACTTGGAATCGGCGGAAGCCATCGCCAGCCAGCTTCGCGCATGGGGAATGGCCGTCCGATGGGCCCCTTCTTCCATGGCCGGTACGCACCGCCGCAATATTTGCAACCGGGGTCAAGATGAAATCGGAGTGCAGCTGGAACTGACCACATCGTTGCGCCGTTCCTTTTTTCACGACTTCAGCCACAGGGGCAGGCGTGAGACGGCCACCCCGGCTTTTTACCGATTTGCCGGTGGCCTTCGCCGGGCGCTGGCGAAAGTGGCCGCGGCCATTCCGGATCGGTGAGACGCGGGAACGAAGACAGCCATACCAACCCGGGATTTCGCCCTACGGATTGTTCAGACACATCGAAAAAAGACTGCCGACTCAAATGGTCGGCAGTCTTTTGATAGACGGCGTCAGCTGGAGAACGCGGATTTCAGGGATTCAAACAGTTCCGCCAGCCATGCCCACAGTTCCTCGAAAAAGCCCTGAGCTTCCTCTGAACTGAGTGCGTCTTTCAGTTTGTTCAGCTGGTTGCCGAGTGCATCCCAATCGATGTTGAGCTGAGAGAATTTATACATGACATTGGTGATATTCTGGATGTCCTGATCGTTCAGATTGATATTCAGATCTCCGGCGACATTAATGATGATATTGCGTACCTCTTCTTCGCTTTTCGGTTGCTGCTTGGCGATTTCATCTTTTACTTGGTTCATGAACTCGGCGGCTTTGTCCGGATCTCCCAGCTTTTCACCCAGTTCGGAGGTTTGCATCATCTCTTCGTTGGCCACTTCCCGCTGTTCCTGGCTGATGGTTTGATCCGATGCTTTTTCGAAAGCCATCATGATCCCGGTGAGAGCGGCGGTGCCGGTTACCGGTTCCGGGGAAGTGACATACACGTCCGCATCTTTTACTCCTGCGGTAACCAACGCATTGGCATACATCTGTTCCGTCACGCGCGTGACGTTTTTGGCTTGAACCCGGATTCCATTGCCCTCTTCCGTCAGGGTGATGCTGGCGGAAGAGTATGCTTTGTTATTGGCTCCGGAAGGGGTGCCGCCCGAGGTGCCTTTTCCTAAGTATTGACGGATGTCATCGATACTGACGTCAATCGTGTCCACGCTGGAATCCAGTTTCATCTCATCTAGCATGGCCTGGCGCTGCTCTTGACTCAAATCCGCCCCCAGCGTGACAACCGTATTGCTGGTTTCCGCCGATGCTGCCAGCGGGAAGGCGAACAAACCGAAAGCGAGAGAGACGATGAGCGAAAAAATGCCGTAGCCTTGTAAACGTTTCATGTTGGAAAAACCCCCTTTTTCACATATTAAATAGAACGGGACGTTCAGGGAAGAGTTTTTTTATGTGTTTCTTCTGGTGAGGTTCCTCTATCCCTGCCCTTTTTAACGATTTCGTTTCCCATCGGGTTTCTCCCTTTTTGAGGAAAAATGTGGCAGGGAGAATCGGAAGACGGGTTGCCGAAACCGATTTTGTTCCGCTACCATGGATGATAAGCCATATGCAAGTGAAAGGAGTGTCCGGGATGGAACGAGCTACCTTTGGAGCCGGTTGTTTTTGGGGAGTGGAAGAAGAATTCCGCCGAGTGAAAGGAGTCACCTCCACTGCTGTCGGATATATGGGGGGAAGCACCGAAAACCCCACTTATGAAGAAGTATGCTCGGATGAGACAGGACATGCCGAAGTCGTGGACCTCACCTTTGATCCCTCCGTGGTGTCGTATCGGGAACTGCTGCAAACTTTTTGGGAGAACCATAATCCCACCACGTTGAACCGGCAAGGTCCGGATGTGGGCACCCAATACCGTTCGGTGGTGTTTTATCACACGCCGGAGCAGCGGGAGCAGGCGGAAAAGTCCAAACGGGAGCTGGAAGCATCGGGTAAATGGAAAGATCCCGTCGTCACACAAATCGTCCCCGCCGCCCCCTTCTACCGGGCGGAAGAATATCATCAGCGCTACCTGCAAAAGCGCGGACAATCCACCTGCGGAATCTGATGGATGAAAAAGAAGCCCGTTTCGCCGAAGGCACGACGGGCTTCTTTCATGAGAGCGGATCAAAAGATCAACAAAAGCGGACCCAGAGACAGCAACGTGAAAAATAGGATGATCAACACCTGGATAAACACCAACTTTTTGAACTTGCCCAGAAACGGAAACAGGAAAAACATCGAACCTCCCCCTCATGCTGGGTTCCTGTGATCAGAATATGACCGGGGGAGAACGGATGCCTGGACAAAACAAAAGCCGGGCTTTGGTCGAATGGAAAGAGGCGGCCTTTCTCCATGTTTAACTGTTTTGGAGAAAGGGGTACTCTATTAAGTGATTGACAAATATATAAGAACATGCTTATATATAATCGGGTGATACGGATGGAATACGATCGGCTGGCAGAATGTTATAAGGCCTTGGCAGACAAGACCAGGTTGCGCATCTTGGCGCTTCTGAAAGAAGAAGCTCTGTGTGTAGGTGAACTGGTCTCCATCCTGGGTATGACCCAGCCGGCGGTTTCCCAGCATGTGCGCAAGCTTGCCCGCGCCGGTTTGGTGAAGGAACGACGCCAGGGGCAGTGGATCTATTATTCCCTCCACGGGGAGGGGCTTCCTGTTTATCCGTCTGTATTGGAACACTTGCCCAACGCGAGTGGGGACATCGAACGGCTCAAACGGGAGGGCAAAAAAGGGGTCTGCGAATGACCACAGATGTCAACCGGATTTGGAGTCGGAAACGAAATCAATCGATCATTCGAGGAGGATGTTGCAAACATGCATAAAGTGATCATTCTCGGAACCGGCCCGGCAGGACTGACAGCCGCGATCTACCTGGCACGGGCAAACATGAACCCGTTGGTGGTGGAGGGGCCGGAACCGGGGGGACAGTTGACCACCACCACAGATGTGGAAAATTTCCCCGGCTTTCCTGACGGGATTCTCGGTCCGGAGTTAATGGATAATATGCGCAAGCAGGCCGAGCGCTTCGGGGCGGAGTTTAAGCGCGGCTGGGTAACGGATGTGGATCTTTCCGAGCGCCCTTTCCGCATTCAGGTAGATAGTTTAGGTGAACTGAAAGCCGAATCCCTGGTCATCTCCACCGGTGCCTCCGCTAAGCTCCTGGGTATTCCCGGTGAAAAGGAAAATATGGGGCAGGGTGTCAGCACCTGTGCCACCTGTGACGGCTTTTTCTACCGCGGCAAAAAGATCATCGTAGTCGGCGGCGGGGATTCGGCTATGGAAGAAGCCAACTTCCTGACCAAGTTTGCTACGGAAGTAACTGTGGTGCACCGCCGGGATGAGCTGCGCGCCTCTAAGATCATGCAGGATCGGGCAAAGGAGAATGAAAAGATCCACTGGGCGATGAACCGTACTCCGGTGGAAGTGGTCACCAAGGAAGGCGGCGGTGTCAAAGGTCTCAAAGTGCATAACAAGGAGACCGGCGAAGAGGAGATCCTGGAAGCGGACGGGATTTTCGTCGCCATCGGGCATCATCCCAATACCGGTTTCCTGAACGGGCAAGTGAAGACGGACGATCTGGGATATATCCAAGTGGAACCCGGAACGACCAAAACCAGTGTGGAGGGGGTCTTTGCCTGCGGCGATGTACAGGACCATATCTATCGCCAAGCCATCACTGCAGCCGGCACCGGTTGCATGGCGGCCATGGATTGCGAGAAGTACCTGGAAGGATCGGCCGCAGTCGATTGGAGCCAGGCACTCTAATACTCCTTTAAAAACCGACGGCATCCATGCCGCCGGTTTTTTCTTTTTTTGGGCAACATCGTAGGAAAAAAGAACGATCGATTCTCATCGATAAAAATGTAAAACTTGACTTTGATGATGCGCATAGCATCCATTGGACTGCTCAAGAGAATCACCTCATAAAAAAAGAGAGATCCCTATTCGGCCTCTCCCCCTAAAGACCATTTATATCCTTGATAGCCGCTTAACCACTCGAAAAGAGTGGTTTTTTTGTGCCATCGACTCCCATTCGAAGAAGATATTCATGATGAACTGTCACAAATCCCACGCCTCATTCGTCATAGGGAGTGAACACAGAAGAAAGGGGAAAAGAATAATGAAACCCTATGACGTAGTGGTGGTTGGTGGAGGCGTTTCGGGGTTGGCTGCATCGGTTTATTTGGCTCAAGAGGGTTATTCCGTGGTTGTGTTGGAAAAATCGGATCAGCTTGGCGGCCGAGCCATCACGGTGAAAAAAGGCGGGGCGTTGTTCAATCTGGGGGGACATGCGTTATACCGGGAAGGAGAAGCGTATCAAATTTTGGGTGAATTGGGTGTCATGCTTCCGGGAGGCGTACCGGATACAAAGGGAATGGCCATATGGAAAAACCGTTTATATCCGATTCCATCCGGCCCGTTATCGTTTTTGACTTCCCCATTGCTGTCCGCATACGGAAAAATGGATTTCGTCCGTTTTCTCATCCGGTTGAATCGAACCGATCCCCAAACTCTCGCCCTAATGAGTTTACAGGAGTGGGCGGAAAAGGAAATCCGTGATCCGATGGCTCGTCATCTCTTTTATGCGATTTGCCGGATTGTGACGTATTCTAACGATCGGTCCCGCCTGCCTGCCGACGTGGTTTACAAACAGTTGACGCAATCATTGAAAGGCGGGGTCTTCTATGTGGACGGGGGGTGGCAAACGATTGTCCGCGGATTGCGGAATCAAGCAGTACAGCTTGGAGTCTCCATCCGTAACCGCCATTCCGTTACCAGTATTGAACCGATGGAAGAAAAGCTTCGCATCCGTCTGACAGACGGTGGAACGATGGAAGCCCCCACTGTTCTTACAACCGTCGGACCGGAGCAAACGTACCGGATGGTAAAAGAAGCGGATCGAACGGCGTTGGGGCTATGGAAGCAAAAAGCTCGTCCGCTGATGGCTGCCTGTCTGGATCTGGGACTGAAGCGGCTGCCCAAACCCAATCATCACTTGGCGATCGGGCTGGACCAGCCGATTTTCTTCACCAATCATTCCAGAGCGTCGTCCTTGAGTGAGGACGGAACCATCGTTGTCCATCTTATTCAATATCTCGATGAAGAAATCGGCAACCCGAAAGCGAACGAACGGCAACTGGAACAAATCATGGATTTGCTGCATCCCGGATGGCGGAACGAAGTTGTTGCGAGACAGTACCTGCCGCAAATCGCCGTGATGAACGATATGCCCAGGGTGGGTGAACGGATGCTCTTCGGGCCGACCGTACCGGAAGTGCCCGGTCTCTACATTGCTGGGGACGGGGCAGGGCATGGTGAGATGCTGGCCGACGCGGCACTTGCCAGTGCCAAACGGGCCGCTCTTGAAATCCTGCAAAAGCGTCCGGTTCATGGATCTCATACCAAAGATGGGATGGATTCACTTGGATATAGAAACGTTGTATCGCTCTCATAAGCCCTTGCTGTTTTCCCTCGCTTATCGCATGTTGGGAAGCGTGATGGATGCAGAGGATATCGTTCAGGAAGCGTTCCTTTCCCTCGACGATGTCCCTCCGGAAAAGATTCGCAACGTAAAAGCTTATCTGTGTAAAATCGTCACCAACCGCTCGATCGATCGGCTGCGATCGGCCAGTAAACTGCGTGAGCAATATGTGGGTCCGTGGCTGCCGGAACCGTTAGTCTTCGAAACGGATGAACAGGATGACCCGTTTCAACAATATCTCCGCAAGGAGTCGATTTCGACGGCCTACCTGCTTTTGTTGGAGCAGTTGACATGGACGGAGCGGGTGGTGTTCTTACTGCGTGAAGTGCTTCACTACGATTATGAGGAGATCGCGGAAATCGTAAACAAAAGCAGTGCCAATTGCAGGAAAATTTTTAGCCGGGCTAAGAAAAGCCTCGGCTATGAGCCGGATCGGAGCGAATTTCCCGACTTGAAAAACCATCCGTTGGTGGAGCGGTTTAATCACGCCCTTACGACGGGGAATACCACGCAGCTGTTGGAATTCTTGTCGGCCGATGCGGTTCTGTTTACGGATGGTGGAGGAAAAGTGAAATCCGCCCTTCGTCCCATTTTTGGAGCGGATCGGATTACCCGCTTTTTCACGGGAATTCGTCCTTCCGCCCCTGCGGATCTGTCTTGTCAGATCCGATGGGTAAACGGACAGCCGGGGATTGTAGCCCGCGTAGGCGGTCAGCTTCAAGGGGTTTTCTCATTTGATATCGTAAAAGGTCGCATTCGCTCCATCTATCTGGTGACCAACCCTGACAAGCTCACTTGCCTGTCGTGAGTGCATATTTTCCTGAAACGACACAGGGGGCCGCGGTTTTCTTTTCAAGGAAAACCGCGGCCCCCTAGGGCGTATCTGAACAATCTGCAGGGCGGATCCCGGGTCGGTATGGCTGTCTTCGTTTCGTTGCAAAAAGCGCATAGCGAGACCGGGAGCGAAGCAACTAGGCGAGACTTGTGCTCTGTGAGTGCAAAGGCGAACCAAAGGCCATACCGACCCTCGCTTCGACTCACGGAAGATGGAATGACCAGATACGCCCTAAAGCAGATAAAGAGCAAACGTGTGTCACAGAGTGTATCCCAAAAACAATCCCAAAGCCATCAAGAAGCCGAATTGAGTGTTCAGCTGGGCGGTGGCTTTCATCGCCGGCATCATTTCCGTATTGCGTGTCTTGCCGTGAAAGCCCCTGGAGGCTTGAACCGCCTTGGGAAGACTGAGAATGACCAACAGTAGCCATCCGGGGGCGGCTTTGGCCAGAATCAGAAGAAGGACCCAGAGATAGGCGGTGGCGAACATGCCCGTCAGAAAACGAACCGCTCGTTCATGTCCCAGCAGGATGGCCAGGGTGCGTCGGCCGTTCTGCTCATCCCCCACTCGATCCCGGATATTGTTGGCCATCAGGATGGCTCCCACGAGCACGGCGGCGGGGAAGGAGGCGAGCATGCTGAACCAGGTCAGCTGCTCCGTTTGAATGAAAAAGGCGATCTGAATAATGACAACGCCCATAAAAAGTCCCGCCGTCAGTTCCCCGAAGGGGGTGTAGGCGATGGGGACCGGCCCTCCGGTGTAAAAGTAACCGGCGGCGATACAGACCGTTCCAATTGCAGCCAGCCACCATGTGCTTTCCATACAGATGTAGATGCCCAGCACCACAGCGGCGATGCAAAACCCGACAGCGATGGCCATCACCGTCCGGGGGGCGATCCCGTACCGGACGATGGCCCCTCCGATCCCCACGGAATCTGCCGTATCCAGCCCCCGTTTGTAATCGTAATATTCATTGAACATATTGGTGGCCGCCTGAATCAGGATGGAGGCGACCAGCATGGCCGCCAGCAGCGGAAGATGAATCTCCGTGTGCGGGATGGCCAGGGTGGTGCCGATCAGGACGGGCACAAAGGAAGCGGTTAGGGTGTGTGGACGCAGGAGTTGCCACCACACCTTCCACCCGGTTTGTGCCGGTTGTGATTGTTCCAAGTGGTCTCTCCCCTTTGTACGGATCAAACGCCTTCATTATACCGTGTGAACGGGTGGACTTCCAGTGATGGTGCATGTGGGAGAGCGTGACGCGGGGGCACGAGTCTCGCCATGTTACTTCGTTTCCCGGTCTCGCGATGCACCTAGGGACTGGATCATTCAATTTTTCGTGAGAAAAAGAGAGGGTCGGTATGGCTGGCGGAGAGCCTTTGCACTCACAGAGCACAAGTCTCGCCTCGGGTCACTTCGTTTCCCGGTCTCGCGATGCACTCACAGAGCATAAGTCTCGCCTGGGGTCACTTCGTTCCCTGGTCTCGCTATACCTGTACGTTGGTAGAAATCGGCCTATGATTTCGGTATACTAAATGAGAATGCAACAAGAGCATGGACGTGGAAAACGGGGGGAACCCGCGGCAAAGAGAAACCGTCGACCTCCCCGTGGTGAAGTCGCCTCGTCGGAGGCGTTTTTTCTACGTGTGGACAACCGTGCTTCGGAATGGAAGTGGGGGAACCGTTGTGTCGACGATAAAACAATTGGAGGGTTGGGCGGGTTGGGGCCAGGCGATGGCTCTGGCGCATCAACACGGACAGTCTGTGCTGGCCAGCCGCACCCTACGGGTGGAACAGGTGGATCCCTTGGCTTTCTTCGCGGCAGGTGCGGATGCTCGCGGCGGAGAGCGGGGGGTGTTCGCCGATCCGGACGGGAGCCTCATCCTGGTAGGGGTGGGAGTTTGTGACCGGATTGAATCCCAGGATCGATCCCGGGGACGTTTTGCGGAAGTGGAACGGGAGTGGCGTCGCCGTTTGGACCGGCTGGTGACGGAAGGGCCTCAGATCAGGGGAACGGGTCCGCTGCTGATGGGTGGATTTTCCTTTGATCCGGAACAGTCAGGGACCGAACCGTGGAACGCATATGCCTCGGCCTCTTTTGTGCTCCCGGCTTTTTTGCTCACGGTCCGGCCGGACGGATGTTGGCTGACAGTCAATCGATGGGTCAGTCCAGGGGAAAACGGTGAAGAGACGGCTCGGGAATGGGAACGGGAACAGGCGGAACTGTTGAAGAGTGCCCGGCGTGTTCGCCATTGGGAATGGCCTGCCGAGTGGGAGACGGAAGAAGTGGCACCCCTTCACTGGAAGGAGACGGTCCGCCGATCCGCTGCCGATATTCGTCAAAATGCCCTGCGTAAGGTGGTGTTGGCGCGGCAGCTCCGTCTGAAAGCATCCCGCCCCTTTGTACCGGAGCCCACACTGGCCCATCTGCACCGGGAACAATCAAACAGCTATCTGTTTGCGTTTGAACGGGGATCCGCCTGTTTTATGGGAGCCTCTCCGGAACGGTTGGTCAAACGGGAAGGGGATCGCCTGTATTCCACCTGTATCGCCGGTACGATCCGCCGCAGCGGGGACCAGGAGGAAGACCGGCGGCTGGGTGCTCAGCTCCTTCACGACCCCAAAAACCGAGAGGAACACGCGGTGGTGGTGGACATGATCCGTGCGGCGTTCCAACAAGAATGCCGGACCATCGAGATTCCGGAAGCCCCTTCGTTGTATACGGTGCGCAATATGCATCATTTGTACACGCCGGTGACGGGACATGCCCGCCCGGGAAGCTCGCTGTTGTCCGTCGTGGGCGGCATGCATCCCACTCCCGCTGTGGGTGGATTTCCTCAGGCCGATGCCGTCGCCATGATTCGGGAGCGGGAGGGGATGGATCGCGGCTGGTATGCGTCTCCTGTCGGTTGGATCGACCAGAGGGGGGACGGGGAATTTGTGGTGGCTATTCGTTCCGGTCTGCTGAGGGAAGAAACCGCCATCCTCTTTTCCGGATGTGGAATCGTCGGTGATTCGGATCCCGACAGCGAATATGAGGAAACCCGGATTAAATTTCAGCCCATGCTGTCGGCATTGAAGGGGGCGGGTGAGGGATGAGCGGGGATCAGACGTTGGCGGCTTATGTGGGCGCGTTCGTGGATGAACTGGCCAAAAGCGGATTGCGCCATGCGGTGGTCAGCCCTGGTTCGCGCTCCACGCCTTTGGCACTGGCCTTGGAGGCTCACCCGGACCTGCGGGTTTGGCTGCATGTGGATGAACGCTCGGCCGGCTATTTCGCTTTGGGATTGGCCAAAGCGGAGGGGAAGCCGGCTGCTTTGCTGTGCACATCGGGAACGGCGGCGGCCAACTACTTTCCCGCCGTCGTGGAAGCCAAACTGGCCCGGGTCCCCCTGGTGGTGCTTACGGCGGATCGTCCCCACGAATTGCGGGATGTGGGGGCGCCGCAAGCGATCGACCAACTGGGGATGTTCGGCACCCATGTCAAGTGGTTTACGGAGATGGCGATCCCTGACGCAGGCGTCTCCCTGCTGCGTTACATACGGGCCACCGCCTGCCGCGCCGTCGCTGTTGCCGGGGGAGGTCCAATGGGGCCGGTCCATCTCAATTTTCCTTTTCGCGAACCGCTGGTACCGGATCTTTCTTCCCCGGACTGGTATCAAAAGGGGGAACGGGCCGCCGCCTATATACAGGTGGTGGAGGAACCGCGGCAGGTGTCGAGGAAAGAAGCGAACCGTCTGGCGGAGGTTTGCAGCGGCAAGCGGGGCCTGATCGTCTGCGGTCCCCAGGATGATCCGCAGCTGCCCGACGCCCTGGAGGAGTTGGCCGGTGCCACCGGTTTTCCGGTGCTGGCGGATCCGCTTTCCGGTCTGCGGCGTGCCGGCCAAGGGGAGGCCGTTTTGGACGGGTATGATGCTTTCCTGCGTGCGCCGGAAGCCCGTACATCCTTGGTGCCGGAGGTGGTGCTCCGATTTGGGGCGATGCCGGTCTCCAAGACGTTGACCCAGTATCTTACAGCTTATGCCGAGGTTCCCCAGATGGTGGTGGATTCCGGTGAAGGCTGGCGGGATCCGGCTTTGGTTGCAGCGGGGATGATTTATGCGGATCCGGTGTCGCTGGCACGGAAGGTGGCGGCTGCGATCAAAGAACCGGCTCCCGATGCATGGTTTCGCACTTGGCGGAAGCTGAATCAATCGGCCCGGGAGACGATGGAGCGGGAACGGGAGCGGGAAGAATTGTCCGAAGGTCGGGTAATCCCGGAGTTGGTCGACCTGTTGCCGGAGGGGAGTCTCCTCTTTGTCGGAAACAGCATGCCGGTACGGGATCTGGACAGTTTTTTCCTGCGTCCGGGGAAAACGCTTCGGACTCTGGCCAACCGGGGGGCCAACGGTATCGATGGCGTGGTTTCCACTGCCTTGGGTGCTTCCGTCGCCCATGATCGGACGGTACTGGTGGTGGGGGATCTCTCCTTTTACCACGACCTGAACGGTCTTTTGGCCGCCAAACTGCACCGGCTGGATGTCACGGTGGTGGTCATACACAACGACGGGGGCGGGATATTTTCCTACCTGCCGCAAGCACAGGGGGATCCCGGGTCGTTTGAACGGTTGTTCGGCACCCCGATCGGTCTGGATTACGAACCGGCCGTCCGTATGTTCGGGGGGGTGTTCAGCCGGGTGGAATCCTGGGGAGCGTTCCGGGAAGCAGTGGGCCGTTCCTTGGAACAGGGAGGATTTCACGTCGTCGAAGTACCGACGGATCGGGCCGCCAATGTGACCATGCACCGCGAACGGTGGGACCAGGTGGCTGCGGATGTGGGTCGCTTTTTCCGGGAGGAGGGATCCCGATGGAGCTGACGGTGGATGGATTGCAATACCATGTGGAAG encodes the following:
- a CDS encoding phytoene desaturase family protein, which codes for MKPYDVVVVGGGVSGLAASVYLAQEGYSVVVLEKSDQLGGRAITVKKGGALFNLGGHALYREGEAYQILGELGVMLPGGVPDTKGMAIWKNRLYPIPSGPLSFLTSPLLSAYGKMDFVRFLIRLNRTDPQTLALMSLQEWAEKEIRDPMARHLFYAICRIVTYSNDRSRLPADVVYKQLTQSLKGGVFYVDGGWQTIVRGLRNQAVQLGVSIRNRHSVTSIEPMEEKLRIRLTDGGTMEAPTVLTTVGPEQTYRMVKEADRTALGLWKQKARPLMAACLDLGLKRLPKPNHHLAIGLDQPIFFTNHSRASSLSEDGTIVVHLIQYLDEEIGNPKANERQLEQIMDLLHPGWRNEVVARQYLPQIAVMNDMPRVGERMLFGPTVPEVPGLYIAGDGAGHGEMLADAALASAKRAALEILQKRPVHGSHTKDGMDSLGYRNVVSLS
- a CDS encoding isochorismate synthase is translated as MSTIKQLEGWAGWGQAMALAHQHGQSVLASRTLRVEQVDPLAFFAAGADARGGERGVFADPDGSLILVGVGVCDRIESQDRSRGRFAEVEREWRRRLDRLVTEGPQIRGTGPLLMGGFSFDPEQSGTEPWNAYASASFVLPAFLLTVRPDGCWLTVNRWVSPGENGEETAREWEREQAELLKSARRVRHWEWPAEWETEEVAPLHWKETVRRSAADIRQNALRKVVLARQLRLKASRPFVPEPTLAHLHREQSNSYLFAFERGSACFMGASPERLVKREGDRLYSTCIAGTIRRSGDQEEDRRLGAQLLHDPKNREEHAVVVDMIRAAFQQECRTIEIPEAPSLYTVRNMHHLYTPVTGHARPGSSLLSVVGGMHPTPAVGGFPQADAVAMIREREGMDRGWYASPVGWIDQRGDGEFVVAIRSGLLREETAILFSGCGIVGDSDPDSEYEETRIKFQPMLSALKGAGEG
- a CDS encoding DUF1002 domain-containing protein, with amino-acid sequence MKRLQGYGIFSLIVSLAFGLFAFPLAASAETSNTVVTLGADLSQEQRQAMLDEMKLDSSVDTIDVSIDDIRQYLGKGTSGGTPSGANNKAYSSASITLTEEGNGIRVQAKNVTRVTEQMYANALVTAGVKDADVYVTSPEPVTGTAALTGIMMAFEKASDQTISQEQREVANEEMMQTSELGEKLGDPDKAAEFMNQVKDEIAKQQPKSEEEVRNIIINVAGDLNINLNDQDIQNITNVMYKFSQLNIDWDALGNQLNKLKDALSSEEAQGFFEELWAWLAELFESLKSAFSS
- a CDS encoding poly-gamma-glutamate hydrolase family protein, which produces MGDRYRNYQELSGREREGVDYRVETVIHGERFFALAAIHGGGIERGTSELAEAVAGKEWNLYRFEGMKPPGENRNLHLTSTRFDEPRLADVLCLSRRVVGIHGARGEDPVCFIGGRDLESAEAIASQLRAWGMAVRWAPSSMAGTHRRNICNRGQDEIGVQLELTTSLRRSFFHDFSHRGRRETATPAFYRFAGGLRRALAKVAAAIPDR
- a CDS encoding RNA polymerase sigma-70 factor, which encodes MDIETLYRSHKPLLFSLAYRMLGSVMDAEDIVQEAFLSLDDVPPEKIRNVKAYLCKIVTNRSIDRLRSASKLREQYVGPWLPEPLVFETDEQDDPFQQYLRKESISTAYLLLLEQLTWTERVVFLLREVLHYDYEEIAEIVNKSSANCRKIFSRAKKSLGYEPDRSEFPDLKNHPLVERFNHALTTGNTTQLLEFLSADAVLFTDGGGKVKSALRPIFGADRITRFFTGIRPSAPADLSCQIRWVNGQPGIVARVGGQLQGVFSFDIVKGRIRSIYLVTNPDKLTCLS
- a CDS encoding 1,4-dihydroxy-2-naphthoate polyprenyltransferase; translation: MEQSQPAQTGWKVWWQLLRPHTLTASFVPVLIGTTLAIPHTEIHLPLLAAMLVASILIQAATNMFNEYYDYKRGLDTADSVGIGGAIVRYGIAPRTVMAIAVGFCIAAVVLGIYICMESTWWLAAIGTVCIAAGYFYTGGPVPIAYTPFGELTAGLFMGVVIIQIAFFIQTEQLTWFSMLASFPAAVLVGAILMANNIRDRVGDEQNGRRTLAILLGHERAVRFLTGMFATAYLWVLLLILAKAAPGWLLLVILSLPKAVQASRGFHGKTRNTEMMPAMKATAQLNTQFGFLMALGLFLGYTL
- the menD gene encoding 2-succinyl-5-enolpyruvyl-6-hydroxy-3-cyclohexene-1-carboxylic-acid synthase, which codes for MSGDQTLAAYVGAFVDELAKSGLRHAVVSPGSRSTPLALALEAHPDLRVWLHVDERSAGYFALGLAKAEGKPAALLCTSGTAAANYFPAVVEAKLARVPLVVLTADRPHELRDVGAPQAIDQLGMFGTHVKWFTEMAIPDAGVSLLRYIRATACRAVAVAGGGPMGPVHLNFPFREPLVPDLSSPDWYQKGERAAAYIQVVEEPRQVSRKEANRLAEVCSGKRGLIVCGPQDDPQLPDALEELAGATGFPVLADPLSGLRRAGQGEAVLDGYDAFLRAPEARTSLVPEVVLRFGAMPVSKTLTQYLTAYAEVPQMVVDSGEGWRDPALVAAGMIYADPVSLARKVAAAIKEPAPDAWFRTWRKLNQSARETMEREREREELSEGRVIPELVDLLPEGSLLFVGNSMPVRDLDSFFLRPGKTLRTLANRGANGIDGVVSTALGASVAHDRTVLVVGDLSFYHDLNGLLAAKLHRLDVTVVVIHNDGGGIFSYLPQAQGDPGSFERLFGTPIGLDYEPAVRMFGGVFSRVESWGAFREAVGRSLEQGGFHVVEVPTDRAANVTMHRERWDQVAADVGRFFREEGSRWS
- the trxB gene encoding thioredoxin-disulfide reductase; its protein translation is MHKVIILGTGPAGLTAAIYLARANMNPLVVEGPEPGGQLTTTTDVENFPGFPDGILGPELMDNMRKQAERFGAEFKRGWVTDVDLSERPFRIQVDSLGELKAESLVISTGASAKLLGIPGEKENMGQGVSTCATCDGFFYRGKKIIVVGGGDSAMEEANFLTKFATEVTVVHRRDELRASKIMQDRAKENEKIHWAMNRTPVEVVTKEGGGVKGLKVHNKETGEEEILEADGIFVAIGHHPNTGFLNGQVKTDDLGYIQVEPGTTKTSVEGVFACGDVQDHIYRQAITAAGTGCMAAMDCEKYLEGSAAVDWSQAL
- a CDS encoding ArsR/SmtB family transcription factor, which gives rise to MEYDRLAECYKALADKTRLRILALLKEEALCVGELVSILGMTQPAVSQHVRKLARAGLVKERRQGQWIYYSLHGEGLPVYPSVLEHLPNASGDIERLKREGKKGVCE
- the msrA gene encoding peptide-methionine (S)-S-oxide reductase MsrA, encoding MERATFGAGCFWGVEEEFRRVKGVTSTAVGYMGGSTENPTYEEVCSDETGHAEVVDLTFDPSVVSYRELLQTFWENHNPTTLNRQGPDVGTQYRSVVFYHTPEQREQAEKSKRELEASGKWKDPVVTQIVPAAPFYRAEEYHQRYLQKRGQSTCGI